The genome window GCAGATCCACCTCCAGCTCATCGACCCGAAAAACCGGCTCGGGCACAGTCCGGATGGCCCGGCGCAGGGCTGCGCGCATCCGGGCCAACAGTTCGCCGATGCCGAACGGCTTGGTCAGGTAGTCATCGGCTCCGGCATCCAGGGCGTTCACCTTGTCGTCCTCCCGCTCCCGTACCGACAGGACGATGATCGGGACCGGAGACCATTCCCGGATCCGCCGAATCACCTCGACCCCGTCGAGATCGGGCAGGCCCAGATCGAGCAGGATCAGGTCGGGCCGAACCGCTGCAGCCGCGGCCAACGCGGCATGGCCGGTTTCGGCCCGGTGCAGGGAAAATTCTTTATCCAGAATGGCATGGAGAAAACGCTGGATTGCCACCTCGTCGTCCACGATCAGAATGCGAGGAAGATTGCTGCTGCCCGTATCGGTGCCCATGGTTTCCGGTCCTTTTCGTCACGTTTTAAGCGGCAGCCGCACAATGATCCTGAAGCCGCCGCCGGAGAGATTTTCCGCCCGAATCCTTCCCCCATGCGCTTCGACGATCCCCTTGCAGATGGAGAGCCCGAGACCGGTCCCCCCTGCCCCTTCGGGGACCGGAATCCGGTAAAACTTGTCAAAGATCCTTTTCAGGTCATGCTCCGGCACCCCCGGTCCCTGATCCGTCACCTCCAAGGTAAGCCATTCCCGGTCGCTGCGTGCCGCGATCTCGATCGGGCTTGCGGGCGGCGCATATTTCACGGCATTATCCAGGATGTTCACCAGCACCTGGGTCATCAGCACCATATCCATGCTTACCAACGGGAGATCGGGAGGGAGTTTTACCGCAATGGCCCGACTGCTGACACTCTGGTCCAGCGCGGCAAGGGTGCAGCCGACCAGGTCCTGAATATCGCACAGCTCCTGTTTCAGGACGACATTCCCCGATTCGAGCCTGGTCATGTCCAGCAGGTTGCCGACAAAACGGTTGAGACGGTCCGCCTCACCCCAGGCCGTATCCAGGAGGTCGCGCCGGGCCGCTTCTCCCAGAGTGCAGTCTTCCTTGCGCAGGCTCGCCAGCACTCCGGTGATGGAAACCAGCGGGGTCCGCAGGTCGTGGGAGACGGAATTGAGCAGCGCCCGCTCCAGGTTTTCCCTGGCCTGGAGGATCTGAGTCTGTTCTGCCTGCTTGGCCAGCTGGACCCGTTCGATAGCCATGGCCGTCTGCATGGCAAAGGCGTCCAGCAGGCGGCGGTTTTCCGTGGAACGATAATCGGTTTCGTTCTCCATCCGCACCCCGAGTACCCCCAGGATGGCAGCCTGGGTCGAGAGCGGCAGATAGATCATCCCGGCCGAGACAAGCGTTTCCGTTCCACGCCCGGCCGGTTGCCGGTTGCGGAACACCCAGTCTGCCACTGCCTGTTCCTTCAGGTCGACCGCGAGCTCCTGGCTGGCAGCAGCTATCTCCAGCCGCTCCCCCTCCGGCAGGAAAAGGGCCATCCGCGCATCCAGGGCGCTTTCCACGTTCCTGACCAGCGCCTCGAAGATTGCGGCCAGGTCTCCGGCAGCGGCCAGATCGCGACTCAGGTAGTAGAGACTGGCGGTCTGCACCTCCCTGGTGCGGATCACCTCGGCCCGTTCGCGAGAGCGGGCCACCAGCGAGCTGATTACCACACCGACGACGAACAGCCCCACGAACGTCATCAGGTACTGGGTATCTGCCACGGCAAAGGTGAGACGTGGGGGGACAAAGAAGAAATCGAAGGCCAGCACC of Geobacter sp. contains these proteins:
- a CDS encoding response regulator, with protein sequence MGTDTGSSNLPRILIVDDEVAIQRFLHAILDKEFSLHRAETGHAALAAAAAVRPDLILLDLGLPDLDGVEVIRRIREWSPVPIIVLSVREREDDKVNALDAGADDYLTKPFGIGELLARMRAALRRAIRTVPEPVFRVDELEVDLPRRRVLVRGEEVQLTPTEYELLKFLVTHAGKVLTHRQMLRQIWGPAYVEQPHLLRVNVSNLRRKIEPDASRPRYILTELGVGYRLKEG